The Streptococcaceae bacterium ESL0687 genome has a segment encoding these proteins:
- a CDS encoding AI-2E family transporter, whose translation MFKNSKLFFWTIEILALALLTLVLTQMDFLFHPLVSLFGTVFIPFLIAGFLYYAFNPLIEFLESRFKIKRSLGIMIVFLLLIGIIVFMVVSFVPTIINQLGGLVNSTANAIPDIQKWIEDLTLRDEFKNIDLNGAFDKLNLSYSEILKNVLNGISFSLGGMFSTVTRIGMILILAPILLYYMLKDGKKLLPVVKKTVLKNDKYQITSLLETLNNTMSRYILGSAIDCSIIFVAVFAGYLVMGIPYAFLLATFSAVMNLIPYLGPYLGLTPMILVVAVDDWKKALIAAIYVMVVQQIDGNFIYPKVVGNAMKIHPVTIMLLMLVVGNLYGLLGMIIAVPAYSLIKDIVKFIFTSYENRKIDKQNIPK comes from the coding sequence ATGTTTAAAAATAGTAAGTTATTTTTTTGGACGATAGAAATTTTGGCTTTAGCCTTACTTACTCTTGTTCTCACCCAGATGGATTTCCTTTTCCATCCCCTAGTTAGCCTTTTTGGAACAGTCTTTATTCCTTTTTTAATTGCAGGGTTTTTATACTATGCCTTTAATCCTTTGATTGAATTTTTAGAATCAAGGTTTAAAATAAAACGTTCCCTAGGAATTATGATTGTTTTTCTTCTTTTAATAGGAATAATTGTCTTTATGGTGGTAAGTTTTGTACCAACCATTATCAATCAACTTGGAGGTCTTGTAAATTCAACGGCTAATGCCATTCCAGACATCCAAAAATGGATTGAGGATTTAACATTAAGGGATGAATTTAAAAATATTGATTTAAATGGTGCCTTTGACAAATTAAACCTTTCTTATTCTGAGATTTTAAAAAATGTTTTAAATGGGATTAGCTTTAGCCTTGGGGGAATGTTTTCAACAGTTACAAGGATTGGCATGATTTTAATTCTAGCTCCGATTCTTTTATACTACATGCTTAAGGATGGCAAGAAATTATTACCGGTTGTCAAAAAAACTGTTCTTAAAAATGATAAATACCAGATAACTTCTTTACTGGAGACTCTGAATAATACCATGTCCCGGTATATACTGGGGTCAGCTATTGATTGTTCAATTATTTTTGTGGCTGTCTTTGCAGGTTATTTGGTCATGGGAATTCCTTATGCCTTCTTACTGGCGACTTTCTCAGCGGTAATGAATTTAATTCCTTATTTGGGACCATATCTTGGTCTCACCCCTATGATTTTAGTGGTTGCAGTTGATGACTGGAAGAAGGCTCTTATTGCGGCAATTTATGTAATGGTTGTCCAGCAAATTGATGGAAACTTTATCTATCCTAAGGTGGTAGGAAATGCCATGAAGATTCATCCGGTTACCATAATGCTTTTGATGCTAGTGGTTGGTAATTTGTATGGTTTACTAGGTATGATTATTGCTGTGCCTGCTTATTCATTGATTAAGGATATAGTTAAATTTATTTTTACCAGCTATGAGAATAGAAAAATAGATAAGCAGAATATCCCTAAATAA
- a CDS encoding GNAT family N-acetyltransferase: protein MEIRQTRDTLSETYLDALRIRNKVFVEEQGVPYSMEVDEEEPLCIHFVLYNDDQEAVATARLLPKNEKEFVLQRMAVLKEFRGQGFAKTLVEDLLAFSKAEKFKKINLHAQLTAKGFYQTFGFEEFGQIFDEAGIDHINMAMEI from the coding sequence ATGGAAATTAGACAAACAAGAGATACTCTTTCAGAAACATATTTAGATGCCTTAAGGATTCGTAATAAAGTTTTCGTTGAAGAACAAGGCGTGCCTTATTCAATGGAAGTAGACGAGGAAGAGCCTCTTTGCATTCACTTCGTTTTATATAATGATGACCAAGAGGCTGTAGCTACAGCCAGACTCCTTCCAAAAAACGAGAAAGAATTTGTCCTTCAAAGAATGGCTGTTTTAAAGGAATTTAGAGGGCAAGGTTTTGCTAAAACATTAGTTGAAGATCTTCTTGCCTTTTCTAAGGCTGAAAAATTTAAAAAAATAAACCTTCATGCCCAGCTAACAGCTAAAGGCTTCTATCAAACCTTTGGTTTTGAAGAATTTGGTCAAATTTTCGATGAAGCTGGTATTGATCACATAAACATGGCCATGGAAATATAA
- a CDS encoding polysaccharide biosynthesis protein, with protein MENIDEIETLLDDTEQDQKNKMIEGSFWLTMGNFLSRFLGALYIIPWYAWMGTSANEANALFGMGYNVYALFLLISTSGIPVAVAKEVAKYNTLGDKNVSYKLVRQMSGFMLILGAVASIAMYLLSPALAHMSGGGDSLIPVMRSLSYAVFIFPAMSVIRGFFQGNNNLKPFAVSQLAEQLIRVIWMLLTAFIIMKLGSGDYVKAVIQSTTAAFIGMLASIAVLFYYLVKTGDLTRIINPGPTKVSINSKELLVNTVIQAVPFIILGSAIQIFKVIDQFTFSNVMTHIGNFTSSDLLTFFSYFSGNPDKLTMILVAVAVSISGVGIPLITANFVKGNTKATANLISDNLLLYFAFMVPAVTGLSILALPAYTVFYNRPNNLALNLFVFAVIQSFVLGLYMMITPMMQSLRRSRLAVRYFFYIVLLKILLQIPAIYLFESYGPMISTTLAFSVACYFYMKKLHRITDFDINLLLRRLAGILTFTIIMALVTALVFTLLRFVLGPGGKVRSLLVIVLAGGSGFLTYLFLILKSHYIDLLLGERGVRLRKKLKM; from the coding sequence ATGGAAAACATTGATGAAATTGAAACGTTGCTCGACGATACTGAGCAGGATCAAAAAAACAAGATGATTGAAGGTTCCTTTTGGCTTACCATGGGAAATTTTTTATCTAGGTTTTTAGGAGCGCTTTACATTATCCCTTGGTACGCTTGGATGGGGACCAGTGCTAATGAAGCAAATGCTCTTTTTGGAATGGGTTATAATGTTTATGCCCTCTTTTTACTTATCTCAACGTCTGGTATTCCAGTAGCTGTAGCCAAGGAGGTGGCTAAATACAATACCTTAGGCGATAAAAATGTAAGTTATAAACTTGTCAGACAGATGTCTGGTTTTATGTTGATTTTAGGGGCGGTGGCATCAATTGCCATGTACCTTTTATCTCCCGCTCTAGCTCATATGAGTGGAGGTGGTGACTCTTTAATTCCTGTTATGAGAAGCCTGTCATATGCTGTTTTTATTTTCCCAGCGATGAGTGTAATCAGAGGTTTTTTCCAGGGAAATAATAATCTGAAACCTTTTGCTGTCAGCCAGCTTGCTGAACAATTGATTAGGGTTATCTGGATGCTTTTAACAGCTTTTATTATCATGAAACTTGGTAGTGGAGATTATGTTAAGGCTGTTATCCAGTCAACGACTGCAGCCTTTATCGGGATGCTTGCAAGTATAGCTGTTTTATTCTATTACTTGGTTAAAACAGGGGATTTGACAAGGATTATCAATCCAGGTCCCACTAAGGTATCAATTAACTCGAAGGAACTCCTTGTAAATACGGTAATTCAGGCAGTACCTTTCATTATTCTTGGATCAGCCATTCAAATTTTTAAGGTAATTGATCAGTTTACCTTTTCAAATGTTATGACGCATATTGGAAACTTTACAAGTTCTGACCTTTTGACATTTTTTAGTTATTTTTCTGGTAATCCAGATAAGCTTACAATGATACTTGTGGCTGTTGCTGTTTCCATAAGTGGAGTAGGGATTCCCCTGATTACAGCAAATTTTGTTAAGGGAAATACCAAGGCCACAGCAAATCTTATAAGTGATAATTTACTTTTATACTTTGCCTTTATGGTTCCAGCTGTGACAGGTCTTTCAATTTTGGCTCTACCAGCCTATACGGTTTTTTATAACAGACCTAATAATTTGGCCTTGAACCTATTTGTTTTTGCTGTAATCCAAAGTTTTGTCCTAGGGCTTTACATGATGATTACACCAATGATGCAGTCCCTCAGAAGAAGTAGACTAGCCGTTAGATATTTCTTCTACATTGTTCTTTTGAAGATTTTACTTCAGATACCAGCCATTTACTTGTTTGAATCATATGGACCTATGATTTCAACAACTCTGGCCTTTAGTGTAGCCTGTTATTTCTACATGAAAAAGTTACACCGAATTACAGATTTTGATATTAATTTACTGCTTAGACGCTTGGCAGGTATTTTAACCTTTACAATCATTATGGCCCTTGTGACTGCTCTAGTCTTTACTCTTTTAAGATTTGTCCTAGGCCCTGGAGGTAAAGTTAGGTCCCTTCTTGTTATTGTTTTAGCTGGTGGAAGTGGTTTTCTGACCTACCTTTTCCTAATTTTAAAATCTCATTATATTGATTTACTTTTAGGGGAACGAGGCGTTCGTTTAAGAAAAAAATTAAAAATGTAA
- a CDS encoding DUF1803 domain-containing protein, translating to MAIKIYNENRLTKQPFFQSLIDYLNENPDVSLRDIKRDFADVEKLDRKIEEYVKAGFISRRDRRYYNNFQLFGDGDFDLSDRIVDAPAILVYNQPFFVVRGSKLQELLENSRINQMLENTTNDLKFFFTSDYARTENNLANYFYKVEKNIPLTELEDQIYKLIGDVNRDYALKYMTAFLLKYAKRDLVPQKRMDIFIKTLEVYGYIRELEEKRYALGDLELVEAYEFPVIEFDNPRDFIISQLKQQTKTQGRLSLP from the coding sequence ATGGCAATCAAAATATATAATGAAAATCGGCTGACCAAACAGCCGTTTTTTCAAAGTTTAATCGATTATTTAAACGAAAATCCTGATGTAAGCCTTCGCGACATCAAGCGAGATTTTGCAGATGTTGAAAAACTTGACCGGAAAATTGAAGAATATGTTAAGGCGGGTTTCATCAGCCGACGCGACAGACGCTACTACAATAATTTCCAGCTTTTTGGTGATGGGGATTTTGACCTGTCTGACAGAATAGTTGACGCTCCTGCTATCTTGGTCTATAATCAGCCCTTCTTTGTTGTCCGCGGCTCTAAGCTCCAAGAACTTTTGGAAAATAGTCGAATCAACCAAATGCTTGAAAATACTACAAATGATCTCAAGTTCTTTTTTACGAGTGATTATGCAAGAACTGAAAATAATTTGGCCAACTATTTTTATAAGGTTGAAAAAAATATTCCTTTAACAGAGCTTGAAGATCAAATCTACAAGTTAATTGGGGATGTCAATCGTGATTACGCCCTTAAATATATGACAGCCTTTCTTTTAAAATATGCCAAGCGGGATCTTGTTCCTCAAAAGCGCATGGATATCTTTATTAAGACCCTGGAGGTTTACGGGTATATTAGAGAACTAGAAGAAAAACGTTACGCTTTGGGAGACCTTGAATTGGTTGAAGCTTATGAATTTCCAGTAATCGAATTTGATAATCCACGTGACTTTATTATTTCACAACTTAAACAGCAGACAAAAACTCAAGGAAGACTATCCCTTCCCTGA
- a CDS encoding hemolysin family protein: MNADPEGQSLIIQLVLLIVLTILNAFFAASEMALVSVNRSRVEQRAAEGDKKYKNLLSIINFPSNFLSTIQVGITLINILTGASLADGLATKLAPYLGNISGAKAIAQIITLALLTYFSIVFGELYPKRVGQNLKENLAIKVVRPIQMLGVLMKPFVWLLASSTTLLGKITPMKFDDADDNMTRDEIEYLLNTSAIALNSDEREMLAGIFSLDELMAREVMVPRTEASMIDIEDSPAENIQYIIDSVYSRFPVYNDDKDKIVGILHTKTLLKEAYKKGFDKVDISSIMQEPLFVPETIYVDDLMRELKRTQNQMAILLNEYGGVEGLVTLEDLLEEIVGEIEDENDTLETPEVEKVSENIYKVKGRMPLGDFNEEFQVELENNDVDTIAGFFITEIGTIPGQDEHVNLDLLSRDRSFTLTNLEMDGPRVDILQLEFHEPEENEDKKEEE, from the coding sequence ATGAACGCAGATCCCGAGGGTCAGTCACTTATAATTCAGTTAGTTTTGTTGATTGTCCTAACAATCTTAAATGCTTTTTTTGCAGCCAGTGAAATGGCTTTAGTTAGTGTAAACCGCTCAAGAGTTGAACAAAGAGCAGCAGAAGGTGATAAAAAGTATAAAAATCTTTTAAGTATCATCAATTTTCCGAGTAACTTCTTATCTACAATTCAGGTAGGTATAACTTTGATTAATATCTTAACAGGGGCCAGTCTGGCTGATGGTTTGGCAACAAAACTTGCGCCTTACTTGGGAAATATCTCTGGGGCAAAGGCTATTGCTCAGATTATTACCCTAGCTCTTTTGACTTATTTTTCAATTGTTTTTGGAGAGCTTTATCCTAAAAGGGTAGGACAAAACCTCAAGGAAAATTTAGCCATCAAGGTGGTAAGGCCAATTCAGATGCTTGGCGTCTTAATGAAGCCTTTTGTTTGGTTACTAGCTAGCTCAACAACCCTTCTTGGTAAGATTACACCAATGAAGTTTGATGATGCAGACGACAACATGACTCGTGATGAGATTGAATATCTCCTGAATACAAGTGCCATTGCCCTTAATTCGGATGAACGTGAAATGTTAGCAGGTATATTCTCCCTTGATGAGCTTATGGCGCGTGAGGTGATGGTGCCAAGAACAGAGGCCTCAATGATTGACATTGAAGACTCTCCAGCTGAGAATATCCAGTATATTATTGATTCGGTCTACTCACGTTTTCCAGTCTATAATGACGATAAGGATAAAATTGTTGGAATCCTTCATACCAAAACACTTTTAAAGGAAGCTTATAAAAAAGGGTTTGACAAGGTTGATATTTCAAGTATCATGCAGGAGCCATTATTTGTTCCAGAAACCATCTATGTTGATGACCTAATGAGAGAACTTAAAAGGACGCAAAATCAGATGGCCATCTTACTAAATGAATATGGTGGAGTTGAAGGGCTCGTTACCTTAGAAGATCTTCTTGAGGAGATTGTTGGTGAAATCGAAGATGAAAATGATACTTTAGAGACTCCCGAGGTTGAAAAGGTATCTGAAAACATTTATAAGGTTAAGGGAAGAATGCCCCTAGGTGATTTCAACGAGGAATTCCAAGTTGAACTTGAAAATAACGATGTCGATACCATTGCTGGGTTCTTTATTACAGAAATTGGAACCATTCCTGGTCAGGATGAGCATGTAAATCTAGATTTACTTTCAAGAGATAGATCATTTACCCTAACAAATCTTGAAATGGATGGCCCACGTGTTGATATCTTACAACTAGAGTTCCATGAACCTGAAGAAAATGAAGATAAAAAAGAAGAGGAATAA
- the pflA gene encoding pyruvate formate-lyase-activating protein, giving the protein MKDRDLLEVKGLVHSTESFGSVDGPGVRFIIFMQGCKMRCKYCHNPDTLAMQNTKARERTVADVLEEALKFKSFWGRRGGITVSGGEAMLQAEFVTALFTEAKKLGIHTTLDTSAQPFSRKPEFLQILDGLLDVTDLVLLDLKEINPERHKILTGHKNDNILDFARYLSDYGVPAWIRHVLVPGESDFDEDLVELGKFVETLDNVDKFEILPYHTMGEIKWQELGWEYPLAGVKPPTADRVKHAKDIMRTESYTDYLARVQSK; this is encoded by the coding sequence ATGAAGGATAGGGACTTATTAGAGGTCAAGGGGCTTGTTCATTCGACTGAAAGTTTTGGAAGTGTCGATGGACCTGGTGTGCGGTTTATTATCTTTATGCAGGGCTGCAAAATGCGCTGCAAGTATTGTCATAATCCTGACACCTTGGCCATGCAAAATACCAAGGCCCGTGAGAGGACAGTGGCAGATGTCTTAGAAGAAGCTTTGAAATTTAAGTCCTTTTGGGGTCGCCGCGGTGGAATTACTGTAAGTGGCGGAGAAGCTATGCTTCAGGCTGAATTTGTAACAGCTCTTTTTACCGAGGCTAAAAAATTAGGCATTCATACTACCCTTGATACCTCAGCCCAACCCTTTTCGAGAAAGCCTGAATTTTTGCAGATTCTTGATGGTCTTTTAGATGTAACTGATTTGGTCCTCCTTGATTTAAAGGAAATAAATCCTGAGCGCCATAAAATTTTAACTGGTCATAAAAACGATAATATTTTAGATTTTGCAAGATATCTTTCTGATTACGGGGTTCCTGCTTGGATTCGTCATGTACTGGTACCGGGGGAATCAGACTTTGACGAAGATTTGGTTGAACTTGGAAAATTTGTTGAAACTTTAGACAATGTTGATAAGTTTGAAATTTTGCCTTATCACACTATGGGAGAGATTAAGTGGCAGGAGCTTGGTTGGGAATATCCTTTGGCAGGTGTAAAACCACCAACAGCCGACCGAGTGAAACATGCTAAGGATATAATGAGGACTGAATCTTATACAGATTATTTGGCCCGTGTTCAAAGTAAATAA
- a CDS encoding manganese-dependent inorganic pyrophosphatase gives MSKVFVFGHLNPDTDAIASSVAYANLVRETEGLEAEAVALGTPNEETVFVLDYFKMDAPRVVESAKSEDVSKVMLTDHNEAQQSISDIKDLEVLAVVDHHRVANFETANPLFMRLEPVGSASSIVYRMYKERGLEVGPEIAGLLLSGLVSDTLLLKSPTTTDSDRAIAPELAELAGVNLEEYGLAMLKAGTNLASKSADVLIDIDAKTFELNGNAVRVAQVNTVDIDEVLERQGEIEEAMKAAMEQNGYSDFVLMITDIVNSNSEIMHLGANTDKVEAAFNFKLNNNHAFLEGAVSRKKQVVPQLTEAFEK, from the coding sequence ATGTCTAAAGTTTTCGTTTTCGGACACCTTAACCCAGATACTGATGCTATTGCATCAAGTGTTGCCTATGCAAATCTAGTAAGAGAGACTGAAGGTCTTGAAGCTGAGGCTGTAGCTCTTGGTACTCCTAATGAAGAAACTGTTTTTGTACTTGACTACTTCAAAATGGATGCACCGCGCGTTGTTGAATCAGCTAAATCAGAAGATGTAAGTAAAGTTATGCTTACTGACCATAATGAAGCACAACAATCAATTTCTGATATTAAAGATCTTGAAGTTCTTGCTGTAGTTGACCACCACCGTGTAGCAAACTTTGAAACTGCAAACCCACTATTCATGCGTCTCGAACCAGTTGGATCTGCATCAAGCATCGTTTACCGCATGTACAAAGAACGTGGCCTTGAAGTTGGCCCTGAAATCGCAGGACTTCTTCTATCAGGTCTAGTTTCAGATACCCTACTTCTTAAATCACCAACAACAACAGATTCAGACCGCGCAATTGCTCCTGAACTTGCTGAACTTGCTGGTGTTAACCTTGAAGAGTACGGTCTAGCTATGCTTAAGGCTGGAACAAACCTTGCAAGCAAGTCTGCTGACGTCCTAATCGACATCGATGCAAAAACTTTCGAGTTAAACGGAAACGCTGTTCGTGTAGCACAGGTCAACACTGTTGATATCGACGAAGTTCTTGAACGCCAAGGAGAAATCGAAGAAGCTATGAAGGCTGCTATGGAGCAAAATGGTTACTCTGACTTTGTTCTTATGATTACTGACATCGTAAACAGCAACTCAGAAATCATGCACCTAGGAGCAAACACTGATAAGGTTGAAGCAGCATTTAACTTCAAACTTAACAACAACCACGCCTTTCTTGAAGGGGCAGTATCACGTAAGAAACAGGTTGTACCTCAACTTACTGAAGCCTTTGAAAAATAA
- the zwf gene encoding glucose-6-phosphate dehydrogenase, which yields MSKVLVTIFGATGDLAKRKLYPSLYRLYKSGVLEEDFAVIGTARRPWTKEMYEEVVLDSISDLIENTEDAKTFASHFYYQAHDVNDSENYVTLRNLSLELGQKYKTDNNKIFFLAMAPEFFGTIAGHLKSENITDGLGYERLIIEKPFGTSLKTAEKLNKELSEAFTEQQIFRIDHYLGKEMIQNIFAIRFANFIFDKIWNRDFIDNIQITFAEAIGVEDRGAYYDKSGALKDMVQNHILQVLSLLAMDKPASFKSSDILKEKIKVLENLELPSTEEIKNNFVRGQYQAGHFNGHDFTGYREENAVDPQSMTETFAAGTIFVNNERFKDVPFFFRTGKRMTEKGTRINIVFKKENSIFDSKKELKQNILTIYIQPTEGFSLLMNGKEVGKDFNIHDIKLDFRHNAAILGNSPEAYEKLIYDVLHGDASNFSRWEEVKASWILIDDIEKVWADDLVPLYPYEAGSMGPKESFDLLKKHDTSWVWQPDLWYKEKANN from the coding sequence ATGTCAAAAGTTTTAGTCACAATCTTTGGTGCAACTGGTGATCTAGCCAAGCGTAAACTTTACCCATCACTTTATCGTTTATATAAATCCGGTGTTTTAGAGGAGGACTTTGCGGTAATTGGAACTGCTAGACGTCCTTGGACCAAGGAAATGTATGAAGAAGTTGTTTTGGATAGTATTTCTGATTTAATCGAAAATACTGAAGATGCAAAAACCTTTGCTAGCCACTTCTACTATCAGGCTCATGACGTAAACGACTCTGAAAACTATGTAACCTTAAGAAATCTATCCCTTGAATTAGGGCAAAAATATAAAACAGACAATAACAAAATCTTCTTCCTAGCCATGGCACCAGAATTTTTTGGAACAATTGCTGGCCACTTAAAATCAGAAAATATAACTGATGGTCTAGGCTATGAACGATTAATTATCGAAAAACCTTTTGGTACAAGCCTTAAAACAGCTGAAAAACTAAATAAGGAGTTATCAGAAGCCTTCACAGAACAGCAAATCTTTAGGATTGACCACTATCTAGGTAAGGAGATGATTCAAAACATATTTGCCATTCGTTTTGCAAACTTCATCTTCGATAAAATCTGGAACCGTGACTTCATCGATAACATCCAGATAACCTTTGCTGAAGCAATTGGTGTAGAAGACCGCGGTGCTTATTATGATAAATCAGGTGCCCTTAAGGACATGGTCCAAAACCATATTCTCCAAGTTCTATCTCTTTTAGCCATGGATAAACCTGCGTCCTTCAAGAGTTCAGATATCCTAAAGGAAAAAATTAAAGTCCTCGAAAATTTGGAACTTCCTTCTACTGAGGAAATCAAAAACAACTTTGTTCGCGGACAGTATCAAGCTGGACATTTTAATGGTCATGATTTTACAGGCTACCGGGAAGAAAATGCCGTTGACCCTCAATCAATGACTGAAACTTTTGCGGCTGGAACAATTTTTGTTAACAATGAAAGATTTAAAGATGTTCCCTTCTTCTTTAGAACTGGTAAAAGAATGACTGAAAAAGGGACAAGGATTAATATTGTCTTCAAGAAGGAAAATTCAATCTTTGACTCAAAAAAAGAACTAAAACAAAATATCCTTACCATCTACATTCAACCAACTGAAGGATTCTCCCTTCTAATGAACGGGAAGGAAGTTGGTAAAGACTTTAATATCCACGATATCAAACTTGATTTTAGGCATAATGCAGCAATTCTTGGAAATTCGCCTGAAGCCTATGAAAAACTCATTTACGATGTCCTTCACGGAGATGCCTCTAACTTCTCACGTTGGGAAGAGGTTAAAGCTAGCTGGATTTTAATTGACGACATTGAAAAAGTCTGGGCTGATGACCTTGTTCCCCTTTATCCATATGAGGCTGGTAGTATGGGGCCTAAGGAAAGCTTTGATCTTCTTAAAAAGCATGATACCTCATGGGTTTGGCAACCAGACTTATGGTATAAGGAAAAGGCCAATAATTAA
- a CDS encoding UDP-N-acetylmuramoyl-L-alanyl-D-glutamate--L-lysine ligase codes for MINIDEMIKILKEDDNFREIIDGDNYYYKYPHELSFTKVSYDSRDVDSKTLFFAKGLNFKREFLLGAVEAGLKFYVSERDYEVGIPVLMVSDIRKAMSLLCQAFYGYPQRDLKIMAFTGTKGKTTAAYFAKNILDATNGHKTALLSTMETTLDGINYFKSALSTPESLDLFRMMACARDNHMTHLVMEVSSQANKISRVYGLKYDVGIFLNISPDHVGPIEHPTYEDYFYCKRMLIKNSRFMVVNSDMDHFDLVRDQCADIPHAFYGSKSDNLIHDSEAFSFKTTGVFNENFDIKLIGHFNQENALAAALAAKELGADISAIKKGIAKTTVPGRMEILKQANGAHVYVDYAHNGVSLNNLLEVVETAQDGKVQLLLGAPGNKGESRRKDFADVLNKYTNIQVILTSDDPNFEDPSDICAEIGSFMTRSFETIIDREEAIQTALARTKGPGDAVIIAGKGADAYQIIGGKHAEYAGDRAVAEKYL; via the coding sequence ATGATTAATATAGATGAAATGATAAAAATTCTCAAGGAAGATGATAATTTCCGTGAGATTATAGATGGTGATAATTACTACTACAAATACCCACATGAACTAAGTTTTACCAAGGTTTCTTATGATTCAAGGGATGTTGACAGCAAGACGCTTTTTTTTGCCAAGGGATTAAATTTCAAAAGGGAATTTCTCTTAGGTGCAGTTGAAGCTGGACTTAAATTTTATGTATCTGAAAGAGACTATGAGGTTGGAATCCCAGTTCTTATGGTATCAGATATTAGAAAGGCCATGAGCCTTCTTTGTCAGGCCTTTTACGGATATCCTCAAAGGGACTTAAAGATTATGGCCTTTACTGGAACCAAGGGCAAAACAACTGCTGCTTACTTTGCCAAAAACATTCTTGATGCTACAAATGGTCATAAAACAGCCCTCCTTTCTACCATGGAGACAACTCTTGATGGAATCAACTACTTCAAGTCTGCCCTTTCAACCCCTGAAAGTCTTGATCTCTTCAGAATGATGGCTTGTGCCCGTGATAACCACATGACCCATTTAGTCATGGAAGTTAGTAGCCAGGCCAATAAAATTTCAAGGGTCTATGGTCTTAAATACGATGTAGGTATCTTTTTAAATATTTCACCAGACCACGTGGGACCAATTGAACATCCGACTTATGAGGACTACTTCTACTGTAAACGAATGCTGATTAAAAATAGCCGTTTCATGGTAGTTAATTCAGATATGGACCATTTTGACCTTGTCAGGGACCAGTGTGCTGACATTCCTCATGCCTTTTATGGTAGTAAATCAGACAACCTCATTCATGATTCTGAGGCCTTTAGCTTCAAAACGACTGGAGTCTTCAATGAAAACTTTGATATCAAGCTGATTGGCCACTTCAATCAAGAAAATGCCCTAGCAGCAGCTCTTGCAGCCAAGGAATTGGGGGCCGACATCTCTGCCATTAAAAAAGGAATCGCTAAAACAACAGTTCCTGGCCGAATGGAGATTCTTAAACAAGCTAACGGGGCCCATGTCTATGTGGACTATGCCCACAACGGGGTAAGCTTAAATAATCTCCTAGAGGTTGTAGAAACTGCCCAGGACGGCAAGGTTCAACTTCTTCTAGGAGCACCCGGTAACAAGGGAGAAAGCAGAAGGAAGGATTTCGCAGATGTCTTAAATAAGTACACGAACATCCAAGTTATTCTAACCTCAGATGATCCAAACTTTGAGGATCCTTCGGACATCTGTGCTGAAATCGGAAGCTTCATGACCCGTTCTTTTGAGACCATAATCGACCGGGAGGAGGCCATTCAAACAGCCCTAGCAAGAACCAAAGGGCCAGGGGATGCTGTCATCATCGCTGGAAAAGGAGCCGATGCCTACCAGATTATCGGTGGGAAGCATGCTGAATACGCAGGTGACAGGGCAGTAGCCGAAAAATACCTGTAA
- a CDS encoding GNAT family N-acetyltransferase: MKLMTERLLLRPWSLEDAEGLYKYAQSPEIGPRAGWPRHESLADSKWCLENILMTDLSYALTLKEDPSQVIGAIALKVNEDLGADDLELGYWLGRPFWGQGLIPEAVEELNRYAFTNNLAQTIWCQTYAHNLNSRRVQEKTGFVYEKTVKDIFSQFLNESVDLDFSRLDKTSWLKNLNQIKS, translated from the coding sequence ATGAAATTAATGACAGAACGCCTGCTTCTTAGACCCTGGTCCCTTGAGGATGCAGAAGGTCTATATAAGTATGCACAGAGTCCAGAGATTGGTCCCAGGGCCGGGTGGCCAAGGCATGAAAGTCTTGCTGATAGTAAATGGTGCTTGGAAAATATCCTAATGACTGATTTAAGTTACGCCTTAACCTTGAAAGAAGATCCGTCTCAGGTCATAGGTGCTATTGCTCTTAAGGTCAATGAGGACTTGGGTGCAGACGATTTAGAACTCGGTTACTGGCTGGGTAGGCCCTTTTGGGGGCAGGGTTTGATACCTGAGGCAGTTGAGGAGCTGAATAGATATGCTTTTACTAATAATCTGGCCCAGACCATATGGTGTCAAACCTATGCCCATAATTTAAATTCAAGAAGGGTTCAGGAAAAAACGGGATTTGTTTATGAAAAAACGGTTAAGGATATTTTTTCTCAGTTTTTAAATGAAAGTGTGGATTTAGATTTTAGCCGTCTGGATAAAACTTCCTGGCTTAAAAATTTAAATCAAATAAAAAGTTAA